In Hyphomicrobium denitrificans 1NES1, the genomic stretch ACCGCCTGCTCGCCGAAGAGGTCCGTTTCGCATTCCTCGCGGAACGTCGTCTCGATGACGCCCGAGCGGCCGCCTCCGATTGCGGAGGCATAAGAGAGAAAGAGATCGTGGGCGTTGCCGCTCTTGTCCTGATGCACCGCGATCAGGCACGGCACGCCGCCGCCCTTCTGATATTCGCCGCGCACCGTGTGGCCGGGGCCTTTCGGCGCCACCATGCCGACGTCGAGATCGTCGCGCGGCTCGATCAGATTGAAATGCACGTTGAGGCCGTGCGCGAACATCAGCGCCGCGCCCTTCTTCATGTTGGCGGCGAGATGGTCCTTGTACATGTCGGCCTGAAGCTCATCCGGCACCAACACCATGATGACGTCGGCCCACTTGGCGGCGTCGGCCACTTCCATGACCTTGAAGCCTTCCTTCTCCGCCTTCTGCGCGGAGGCCGAACCTTTGCGAAGCGCGATCGCAACGTCCTTGACGCCCGAGTCCCGAAGGTTCAGCGCGTGCGCATGGCCCTGGCTGCCGTAGCCGACGACGGCGACTTTCTTCGACTTGATGAGATTGATGTCGGCATCACGATCGTAATAGACGCGCATGGGCGGCCTTTCGGGTTCCCCGGTCGGAATCGACGGTCGGGCTGGGTTGAAGCGGGACGCGATAGATAGCGCCCAGAAATATGGCCGGAACCTACTCAGATCGCCCCGCCGTTTCAACGGGCATCGCGTGCGCGAACGGACGCGGGCGGCGCTCGACGGCGGATTTGAAAGCCCGGAAGGGCCGAGCAATCATTAACTGAAATCTTGTATAGGCCGGGACCTTGCTGGATGCTCCCTACTCAAAAATCTAGTGGCCTCCGGGACCGCGCCCGATGGCGGCGATGCCGGTACGGGATACTTCGGCGAGCCCTAGCTCGATCATGAGATTGAGGAAGGTCTCGATCTTCGACGGCTTGCCTGTCATCTCGAAAACGAAGTGCTCGGTCGAGGTGTCGACGACCCGGGCGCGGAAGATTTCGGCGATGCGCAGCGCCTCGATCCGCTTCTCTCCTTTGCCGACGACCTTGATGAGCGCCAACTCGCGCTCGATGGCATCGCCTTCTTCCGTCAGATCGCGCACGCGGTGCACCGGCACGAGCCGCTCGAGCTGATGCTTGATCTGCTGCAGCACGGCCGGCGTTCCACTCGTAATGACTGTGATCCGCGACAGATGCTTCTCGTGCTCGACCTCGGTCACGGTCAGCGAGTCGATGTTGTAGCCGCGCCCGGCAAAAAGGCCGATGACACGAGCCAGAACGCCCGGCTCGTTGTCGACGAATATCGACAGCGTACGGGAGACGACCTCCTGTTGGCGCGAAGGGCTTGGATAGTGGGATTGTTTCTGCGGCTCGGCCATGGCGATCATCTCGACGTCAGACGTAGCTTTCGATGAGCGTGTGTCCCACCGAATAATCCGGAATTCTCCAAGATTCATTGAATGCACTCGTGCGCCATTCAGTAAAGACCGGATGGGCGAGCATCGTATCCATGTAGGCGCGCGTCGCCTCGCGCACGGGGACGCCATAGGTCTCGAAGCGCGTGACGATCGGGAGGTACATGGCGTCAGCCCCCGTGAAGGTTCCAAAGAGATACGGTCCTCCGCCGCCGAAACGATTGCGGGCTCCGGACCAGATGTCTTCGATGCGGTCGATGTTGGCCTGGAGCGAGTCGGTCAGCGGGGGCGTCGCGAAACGCGCACCCAGATGCATCGGACAGGCTTGGCGCAGGGGCTGGAATCCGCCGTGCATTTCGTTTGCGATTGCGCGAGCGTGGGCGCGCGCCCTGACATCGCGCGGCCAGATGGCCCGATCGGGAAAGGATTCGGCCAGGTACTCGACGATGGCCATGCTCTCCCAGACGACGACGTCGCCGTCGACGAGGACGGGAACTTTGCCAGAAGGAGAGTATTCCAGAAGCCGTTCACGGCTGTCCGGCTGGCGCAGCGGAATGACGATTTCTTCAAACGGAATATCGAAGGCCTTCAGCACCGCCCACGGGCGCAGCGACCACGACGAATAAAGTTTGTTGGCGACGACGAGCTTCAGCATGTTCA encodes the following:
- the ilvN gene encoding acetolactate synthase small subunit; its protein translation is MIAMAEPQKQSHYPSPSRQQEVVSRTLSIFVDNEPGVLARVIGLFAGRGYNIDSLTVTEVEHEKHLSRITVITSGTPAVLQQIKHQLERLVPVHRVRDLTEEGDAIERELALIKVVGKGEKRIEALRIAEIFRARVVDTSTEHFVFEMTGKPSKIETFLNLMIELGLAEVSRTGIAAIGRGPGGH
- a CDS encoding glutathione S-transferase family protein, with amino-acid sequence MLKLVVANKLYSSWSLRPWAVLKAFDIPFEEIVIPLRQPDSRERLLEYSPSGKVPVLVDGDVVVWESMAIVEYLAESFPDRAIWPRDVRARAHARAIANEMHGGFQPLRQACPMHLGARFATPPLTDSLQANIDRIEDIWSGARNRFGGGGPYLFGTFTGADAMYLPIVTRFETYGVPVREATRAYMDTMLAHPVFTEWRTSAFNESWRIPDYSVGHTLIESYV
- the ilvC gene encoding ketol-acid reductoisomerase; translated protein: MRVYYDRDADINLIKSKKVAVVGYGSQGHAHALNLRDSGVKDVAIALRKGSASAQKAEKEGFKVMEVADAAKWADVIMVLVPDELQADMYKDHLAANMKKGAALMFAHGLNVHFNLIEPRDDLDVGMVAPKGPGHTVRGEYQKGGGVPCLIAVHQDKSGNAHDLFLSYASAIGGGRSGVIETTFREECETDLFGEQAVLCGGLVELIRNGFETLVEAGYAPEMAYFECLHEVKLIVDLIYEGGIANMNYSISNTAEYGEYRTGPRIITPETKAEMKKVLADIQSGRFTRDWMLECKAGQPSFKATRRLNDSHQIEEVGAKLRGMMPWISKNKLVDKGKN